Proteins from a single region of Fundulus heteroclitus isolate FHET01 chromosome 12, MU-UCD_Fhet_4.1, whole genome shotgun sequence:
- the thbs4a gene encoding thrombospondin-4a, with product MTGMGFKAAALWLMLQQLLLTVTADGVVYELLVSPDCLPDLLQGSLKNKGRDEAFILASFRLQNRAPTSLFSVINPKDNTKYLELSVQAKLSKVTLRYQKTDGRFGTTSFNHASLADGREHHVMLHASGLQRGPPRLNIYVDCRLAHTLNDLPAAFGSLPPGPNKVALRTLQSSGQDELTDLKLVIEDTIDNVATLQDCSMEPPESLHLLGFQGGRVVQDQTTMQELKSMLSEMKELLNKQIKETNFLRNTIAECLACGLNGSPTNPIPATNPLSPSPLTQCPPGTCFKQNMCIPSGSGGFQCAPCPDGYTGDGVNCDDVDECSFNPCFPGVRCVNTAPGFRCGKCPLGYTGPEINGVGVSYAKSHKQVCEDLDECLGPPENGGCTPNSQCFNTIGSFRCGGCRAGFTGDQLTGCHGTRLCPNGQPNPCDVNGECIVERDGSISCVCGIGWAGTGYVCGKDTDIDAYPDDNLQCRNNNCNKDNCVFVPNSGQEDADRDGSGDACDDDADNDGILNRLDNCWLVPNVDQKNSDEDEPGDACDNCRTIKNPSQRDTDQDGLGDECDDDMDGDGLKNFLDNCQRVPNPDQRDRDNDGVGDACDSCPDVANPNQSDSDDDLVGDSCDDNIDSDGDGHQNTKDNCPNVINSSQLDTDKDGMGDECDDDDDNDGVLDVEDNCRLVPNPDQKDSDMDKVGDACEGDFDKDNVIDIIDHCPENAEVTLTDFRAYQTVVLDPEGEAQIDPNWVVLNQGMEIVQTVNSDPGLAVGYKAFSGVDFEGTFHVNTVTDDDYAGFIFGYQDSSSFYVVMWKQTEQTYWQAAPFRAVAEPGIQLKVVKSKTGPGEYMRNSLWHTGNTTDQVRLLWKDPRNVGWKDKASYRWFLQHRPQVGYIRARFYEGSKLVADTGVIIDTSMRGGRLGVFCFSQENIIWSNLKYRCNDTIPADYKELERVD from the exons ATGACTGGGATGGgttttaaagcagcagctctgtggctgatgctgcagcagctgctgctcactGTCACAGCTGACGGAGTCG TCTATGAGCTGCTGGTGTCTCCAGACTGCCTGCCAGACTTGCTGCAGGGAAGCCTGAAGAACAAAGGCAGGGACGAGGCCTTCATCCTCGCGTCCTTCAGGCTCCAGAACAGGGCCCCCACCTCTCTCTTCAGCGTGATCAACCCCAAAGACAACACCAAGTACTTGGAGCTCAGTGTGCAAGCCAAACTGAGCAAAG TGACGCTTCGTTACCAGAAGACCGACGGCCGTTTTGGGACCACAAGTTTCAACCATGCCTCCTTGGCAGACGGACGGGAGCACCACGTCATGCTGCATGCCAGCGGCCTCCAGCGCGGCCCACCTCGCCTCAACATCTACGTTGACTGCAGGCTGGCTCACACTCTGAACGACCTGCCGGCCGCGTTTGGGTCACTCCCGCCTGGGCCCAACAAGGTGGCACTGAGGACCCTGCAGTCGAGTGGACAG gaTGAACTGACAGACTTGAAGCTGGTTATTGAGGACACCATCGACAATGTGGCCACCCTGCAGGACTGTAGCATGGAACCCCCTGAGTCTCTGCACCTACTGG GTTTCCAGGGAGGCAGGGTGGTGCAAGATCAGACCACCATGCAGGAGCTGAAGAGCATGTTGTCTGAGATGAAGGAGCTGCTCAACAAGCAG ATCAAGGAAACAAACTTTCTGAGGAACACCATTGCAGAGTGTTTGGCTTGTG GACTCAATGGTAGTCCCACCAACCCTATTCCAGCAACAAATCCGCTGTCGCCTTCCCCTCTGACTCAGTGCCCCCCAGGCACCTGTTTCAAACAAAACATGTGTATCCCCTCAGGGTCAGGGGGTTTCCAGTGTGCCCCCTGTCCCGATGGATACACAGGAGATGGGGTTAACTGTGACGATGTAGATGAG TGCAGCTTTAATCCGTGTTTTCCCGGTGTCCGGTGTGTGAACACTGCTCCCGGTTTTCGCTGTGGGAAATGCCCGCTGGGATACACGGGGCCGGAGATAAACGGCGTCGGAGTGTCCTACGCCAAATCACACAAACAG GTGTGCGAAGACTTAGATGAATGTCTGGGGCCGCCAGAGAACGGAGGCTGCACCCCCAACTCACAATGCTTCAACACTATT GGCTCCTTCCGGTGTGGAGGGTGCAGGGCCGGCTTCACTGGTGACCAGCTGACCGGCTGTCATGGCACCAGACTGTGCCCCAACGGTCAGCCAAACCCTTGTGACGTCAATGGAGAGTGCATTGTTGAGCGAGATGGAAGCATTAGCTGTGTG TGTGGCATTGGTTGGGCTGGCACCGGTTATGTATGTGGGAAAGACACAGATATTGACGCGTATCCAGACGATAATCTTCAGTGCAGAAACAACAACTGTAATAAG GACAACTGTGTGTTTGTGCCTAATTCTGGCCAAGAGGATGCCGACAGGGACGGGTCGGGTGACGCCTGTGATGATGATGCGGACAATGACGGCATCCTTAACAGACTT GATAACTGCTGGCTGGTGCCAAATGTTGACCAGAAGAACAGCGATGAAGATGAGCCTGGCGACGCCTGTGACAACTGCAGAACAATCAAGAATCCCTCGCAGAGGGACACGGATCAGGACGGGCTGGGAGATGAATGCGATGACGACATGGACGGAGACG GCTTGAAGAACTTTCTCGACAACTGCCAGCGAGTCCCCAACCCGGACCAGAGAGACAGGGACAACGACGGTGTAGGGGACGCGTGCGACAGCTGTCCAGATGTGGCCAACCCCAATCAG TCGGACTCAGACGACGACCTCGTGGGAGATTCCTGTGACGACAACATAGACAG TGACGGCGACGGTCACCAGAACACGAAGGACAACTGTCCCAACGTCATCAACTCGTCTCAGCTGGACACGGACAAGGATGGAATG GGAGACGAATGTGACGATGACGACGACAACGACGGCGTACTAGATGTGGAGGACAACTGCAGACTGGTCCCCAACCCAGACCAGAAAGACTCAGACA TGGACAAAGTTGGAGACGCCTGTGAGGGAGACTTTGACAAGGACAACGTGATTGATATTATCGACCACTGCCCAGAGAACGCCGAGGTCACCCTCACCGACTTCAGAGCCTACCAGACCGTAGTGCTGgacccagagggagaagctCAGATAGACCCCAACTGGGTGGTACTCAACCAG GGTATGGAGATAGTGCAGACCGTGAACTCTGATCCTGGTCTCGCTGTTG GCTATAAAGCATTCAGCGGAGTTGACTTTGAGGGAACCTTTCACGTAAACACGGTGACGGACGACGATTACGCTGGTTTCATTTTCGGCTACCAGGACTCGTCCTCCTTCTACGTGGTGATGTGGAAGCAGACAGAGCAGACCTACTGGCAGGCCGCGCCCTTCCGAGCTGTCGCCGAGCCGGGAATACAGCTGAAG GTGGTCAAGTCTAAGACGGGTCCTGGTGAGTACATGAGGAACTCCCTGTGGCACACAGGAAACACGACGGACCAAGTGCGTCTTCTGTGGAAGGACCCCAGGAACGTCGGCTGGAAGGACAAGGCTTCCTACCGCTGGTTCCTCCAGCACAGACCACAGGTCGGATACATCAG AGCCCGCTTCTATGAGGGCTCCAAACTGGTGGCGGACACAGGCGTGATCATCGACACCAGTATGAGAGGTGGCCGACTGGGCGTCTTCTGCTTCTCTCAGGAAAACATCATCTGGTCCAATCTGAAGTACCGCTGCAACG ACACCATTCCTGCTGACTATAAGGAGCTAGAAAGAGTGGACTGA
- the mtx3 gene encoding metaxin-3 isoform X1, translating to MAAAMELRCWGGDWGLPSVHTDSLVVLAYAKFSGAKLTVSPVDWTWKTLTATVPELVCGDSVVQGPTQILNFLRKRRLNADYELTARQGADTMAYIALLEEKLRPALLHTFWVDAENYSNLTRPWFACRSPFPLNFFIPSRLASVALAHILVTKGEGLLHRISEVEGKIYSDAKECLNLLSYRLGTANYFFDNSPTSLDAFVFGFLAPLHKADLASSPLQSHLRQLDNLTRFCDNILAAHFSADKPCPLPPVQETMDANLQKLTQLVNKESNLIEKMDDNLRSSPQHKPHRPDTKASLSSSKSSTPA from the exons ATGGCGGCTGCCATGGAGCTGAGATGCTGGGGAGGAGACTGGGGGCTGCCCTCCGTCCACACCGACTCTCTCGTGGTCCTG GCCTACGCAAAATTTTCTGGAGCGAAGCTAACAGTTTCCCCTGTAGACTGGACGTGGAAAACCCTAACAG CAACCGTCCCGGAGCTGGTTTGTGGAGACTCCGTCGTTCAAGGACCAACACAGATTCTGAACTTCCTTCGGAAACGA AGGCTCAACGCAGACTACGAGCTGACAGCCAGACAGGGAGCCGACACAATGGCCTACATCGCTCTACTAGAGGAGAAACTGCGACCAGCTCTG TTGCACACATTCTGGGTGGACGCAGAGAACTACAGCAATCTGACGCGGCCGTGGTTTGCTTGTCGCTCCCCGTTCCCGCTAAACTTTTTCATCCCGAGTCGTCTTGCAAGCGTCGCCCTCGCTCACATCCTGGTGACAAAAGGAGAGGGGCTGCTGCACAGAATCTCTGAGGTGGAGGGAAAG ATCTACAGTGATGCTAAAGAGTGCCTGAACCTCCTCTCCTACAGACTGGGAACTGCAAACTATTTCTTTGACAACTC TCCAACCAGTCTGGATGCCTTTGTGTTTGGGTTTTTGGCACCGCTTCACAAAGCAGACCTCGCTAGCAGCCCTCTGCAGAGCCACCTCAGGCAGCTGGACAACCTCACTCGCTTCTGTGACAACATCCTTGCAGCCCACTTCAGTGCGGATAAGCCCT GTCCTCTTCCACCTGTTCAGGAAACAATGGATGCCAACCTGCAGAAACTAACACAGCTTGTAAACAAAGAGTCCAACTTGATAGAAAAG atgGATGACAACCTTCGCAGCAGCCCACAGCACAAACCTCACAGACCAGACACCAAAGCCAGTCTGTCCAGTTCAAAGAGCTCTACCCCTGCCTAA
- the mtx3 gene encoding metaxin-3 isoform X2: MLGRRLGAALRPHRLSRGPATVPELVCGDSVVQGPTQILNFLRKRRLNADYELTARQGADTMAYIALLEEKLRPALLHTFWVDAENYSNLTRPWFACRSPFPLNFFIPSRLASVALAHILVTKGEGLLHRISEVEGKIYSDAKECLNLLSYRLGTANYFFDNSPTSLDAFVFGFLAPLHKADLASSPLQSHLRQLDNLTRFCDNILAAHFSADKPCPLPPVQETMDANLQKLTQLVNKESNLIEKMDDNLRSSPQHKPHRPDTKASLSSSKSSTPA, from the exons ATGCTGGGGAGGAGACTGGGGGCTGCCCTCCGTCCACACCGACTCTCTCGTGGTCCTG CAACCGTCCCGGAGCTGGTTTGTGGAGACTCCGTCGTTCAAGGACCAACACAGATTCTGAACTTCCTTCGGAAACGA AGGCTCAACGCAGACTACGAGCTGACAGCCAGACAGGGAGCCGACACAATGGCCTACATCGCTCTACTAGAGGAGAAACTGCGACCAGCTCTG TTGCACACATTCTGGGTGGACGCAGAGAACTACAGCAATCTGACGCGGCCGTGGTTTGCTTGTCGCTCCCCGTTCCCGCTAAACTTTTTCATCCCGAGTCGTCTTGCAAGCGTCGCCCTCGCTCACATCCTGGTGACAAAAGGAGAGGGGCTGCTGCACAGAATCTCTGAGGTGGAGGGAAAG ATCTACAGTGATGCTAAAGAGTGCCTGAACCTCCTCTCCTACAGACTGGGAACTGCAAACTATTTCTTTGACAACTC TCCAACCAGTCTGGATGCCTTTGTGTTTGGGTTTTTGGCACCGCTTCACAAAGCAGACCTCGCTAGCAGCCCTCTGCAGAGCCACCTCAGGCAGCTGGACAACCTCACTCGCTTCTGTGACAACATCCTTGCAGCCCACTTCAGTGCGGATAAGCCCT GTCCTCTTCCACCTGTTCAGGAAACAATGGATGCCAACCTGCAGAAACTAACACAGCTTGTAAACAAAGAGTCCAACTTGATAGAAAAG atgGATGACAACCTTCGCAGCAGCCCACAGCACAAACCTCACAGACCAGACACCAAAGCCAGTCTGTCCAGTTCAAAGAGCTCTACCCCTGCCTAA
- the mtx3 gene encoding metaxin-3 isoform X3: MAAAMELRCWGGDWGLPSVHTDSLVVLAYAKFSGAKLTVSPVDWTWKTLTATVPELVCGDSVVQGPTQILNFLRKRRLNADYELTARQGADTMAYIALLEEKLRPALLHTFWVDAENYSNLTRPWFACRSPFPLNFFIPSRLASVALAHILVTKGEGLLHRISEVEGKIYSDAKECLNLLSYRLGTANYFFDNSPTSLDAFVFGFLAPLHKADLASSPLQSHLRQLDNLTRFCDNILAAHFSADKPYG, encoded by the exons ATGGCGGCTGCCATGGAGCTGAGATGCTGGGGAGGAGACTGGGGGCTGCCCTCCGTCCACACCGACTCTCTCGTGGTCCTG GCCTACGCAAAATTTTCTGGAGCGAAGCTAACAGTTTCCCCTGTAGACTGGACGTGGAAAACCCTAACAG CAACCGTCCCGGAGCTGGTTTGTGGAGACTCCGTCGTTCAAGGACCAACACAGATTCTGAACTTCCTTCGGAAACGA AGGCTCAACGCAGACTACGAGCTGACAGCCAGACAGGGAGCCGACACAATGGCCTACATCGCTCTACTAGAGGAGAAACTGCGACCAGCTCTG TTGCACACATTCTGGGTGGACGCAGAGAACTACAGCAATCTGACGCGGCCGTGGTTTGCTTGTCGCTCCCCGTTCCCGCTAAACTTTTTCATCCCGAGTCGTCTTGCAAGCGTCGCCCTCGCTCACATCCTGGTGACAAAAGGAGAGGGGCTGCTGCACAGAATCTCTGAGGTGGAGGGAAAG ATCTACAGTGATGCTAAAGAGTGCCTGAACCTCCTCTCCTACAGACTGGGAACTGCAAACTATTTCTTTGACAACTC TCCAACCAGTCTGGATGCCTTTGTGTTTGGGTTTTTGGCACCGCTTCACAAAGCAGACCTCGCTAGCAGCCCTCTGCAGAGCCACCTCAGGCAGCTGGACAACCTCACTCGCTTCTGTGACAACATCCTTGCAGCCCACTTCAGTGCGGATAAGCCCT atgGATGA